Sequence from the Sanguibacter keddieii DSM 10542 genome:
CGAGGAACCCGAGGTCGCGGCCCTGCGTGTGCTCGGCGACGAGGTCACGGACGACCGTCTCGTCGAGCCCTCGCTCCCGGGCGACCCGGGCCACCTGCTGCTCGGCGTACTCCGGCGAGACGTGCGGGTCGAGGCCCGACGCCGACGCCGTGAGCGCGTCCGCGGGGACGTCGGACGGGTCCGTGCCGTCCTGCGCGGCCACGACCGCACGACGCTCCTCGATCGACGCGACGAGGTCGGGGTTGAGCGGACCGAGGTTCGAGCCGGCGGAGGCGAGCGTGTCGTACCCGTCGCCCGCAGCCGACGGGCGCGGCTGGAACCACTCGTCCCCCGCGAAGGACTGCCCCACGAGGGCCGAGCCGACGGCCTCGGAGCGCGAGGTGGTCCGCTCCCCCGTGGCGGTGAGCAGCGACCCCTCGGCCTGCCAGCGGAACGCGACCTGCCCGACGCCCCACACTGTCAGCGGGTAGACGACCCCGAGGAGCACCGTGAGGACCACGAGGACCCGCAGGCCCGCGAGGCTCTGCCGGGCGAGAGAGACCGCACCCCGGCGGGCGCTGAGCGAGCGCGCCCCGGCAGGCCTGTGCGAAGAGATGTTGTCGTGTGCCATGTCAGCCGATCCCGGGGAGTAGCGAGGCGAGCAGGTCGATGAGCTTGATGCCGAGGAACGGGGCGACCAGGCCGCCCAGCCCGTAGACGAGGAGGTTGCGGCGC
This genomic interval carries:
- the kdpC gene encoding potassium-transporting ATPase subunit KdpC, which codes for MAHDNISSHRPAGARSLSARRGAVSLARQSLAGLRVLVVLTVLLGVVYPLTVWGVGQVAFRWQAEGSLLTATGERTTSRSEAVGSALVGQSFAGDEWFQPRPSAAGDGYDTLASAGSNLGPLNPDLVASIEERRAVVAAQDGTDPSDVPADALTASASGLDPHVSPEYAEQQVARVARERGLDETVVRDLVAEHTQGRDLGFLGEPRVSVLELNLALGMMSS